A part of Kitasatospora acidiphila genomic DNA contains:
- the ygfZ gene encoding CAF17-like 4Fe-4S cluster assembly/insertion protein YgfZ, with translation MKSPLLSLPGAVPAEGPDEGVAAHYGDLFREQRELAAGRAFADLSHRGVVTVTGPDRLSWLHLLVTQHVSELPPQQAVEALILSPHGHVEHALYLVDDGTTTWAHVEPGTQGALIEYLERMKFMYRVEIADATEQFAVVHLPAGNPAAATAAAAVRELPWGRDLFLPRAELAALTEEFGSPAGVWAYEALRIEAHRPRLGFETDHRTIPHEVDWLRTAVHLNKGCYRGQETVARVHNLGRPPRRLVFLHLDGTEETLPPHGTELRPAGDPQGRPVGFVTSSARHYELGPIALALVKRNTPVDAVLLAGTVPGTQEVVVAP, from the coding sequence ATGAAGAGCCCGCTGCTGTCCCTGCCCGGAGCCGTCCCCGCCGAGGGGCCCGACGAGGGGGTCGCGGCGCACTACGGCGACCTCTTCCGCGAACAGCGCGAACTGGCCGCCGGCCGCGCCTTCGCCGACCTGTCGCACCGCGGCGTGGTCACCGTGACCGGCCCGGACCGGCTCAGCTGGCTGCACCTGCTGGTCACCCAGCACGTCAGCGAACTCCCGCCGCAGCAGGCCGTGGAGGCGCTGATCCTCTCCCCGCACGGGCACGTCGAGCACGCCCTCTACCTGGTCGACGACGGCACCACCACCTGGGCGCACGTCGAGCCCGGCACCCAGGGCGCGCTGATCGAGTACCTGGAGCGGATGAAGTTCATGTACCGGGTCGAGATCGCCGACGCCACCGAGCAGTTCGCGGTGGTCCACCTGCCGGCCGGCAATCCGGCCGCGGCCACGGCGGCGGCCGCCGTGCGGGAACTCCCGTGGGGCCGCGACCTGTTCCTGCCGCGCGCCGAACTCGCCGCGCTCACCGAGGAGTTCGGCAGCCCGGCGGGCGTCTGGGCGTACGAGGCGCTGCGGATCGAGGCGCACCGCCCGCGGCTGGGCTTCGAGACCGACCACCGCACCATCCCGCACGAGGTGGACTGGCTGCGCACCGCCGTCCACCTCAACAAGGGCTGCTACCGCGGCCAGGAGACCGTGGCCCGGGTGCACAACCTGGGCAGGCCGCCGCGCCGCCTGGTCTTCCTGCACCTGGACGGCACCGAGGAGACCCTGCCCCCGCACGGCACCGAGCTGCGCCCGGCCGGCGACCCTCAGGGCCGCCCGGTGGGCTTCGTGACCTCCTCGGCCCGCCACTACGAGCTGGGCCCGATCGCGCTCGCCCTGGTCAAGCGGAACACCCCGGTGGACGCGGTGCTGCTGGCCGGCACCGTGCCGGGCACCCAGGAGGTCGTGGTGGCGCCCTGA